A window of Apium graveolens cultivar Ventura chromosome 8, ASM990537v1, whole genome shotgun sequence contains these coding sequences:
- the LOC141679424 gene encoding putative mitochondrial protein AtMg00310: MVKNVGQSIPTYNMSCFLMAKTLCTKIERMLNGYWWGSTGNNSKGIRWAAWEKMALPKCKGGLGFRDLYGFNLALLGKYVWNFYSRPNSPVTRLFKARYFPRKSILHAAKGVGPNFVWTGIWEAKEQLKNGFCWVLGDGESIRIYKDPWLKGKRDFCVEDSHMNGGRNERVSCYFHPESKVWDVQKVHQNFHANDIDLILQTRIPRNMANDRIAWTTSTTGLYTVKTVYQHWSSHNFVRTEVAEVTVGRS, from the coding sequence ATGGTAAAGAACGTGGGTCAATCGATACCAACATACAATATGTCTTGTTTTTTGATGGCGAAGACGTTATGCACAAAGATCGAAAGAATGTTGAATGGTTACTGGTGGGGTTCGACAGGAAATAATTCAAAGGGAATTAGATGGGCTGCCTGGGAAAAGATGGCTCTTCCAAAGTGCAAGGGTGGCCTTGGATTTAGAGATCTCTATGGATTTAATTTGGCATTGCTTGGCAAATACGTGTGGAACTTCTACAGCAGACCAAACTCTCCGGTAACTAGACTATTCAAAGCAAGGTACTTCCCAAGAAAAAGCATTCTTCATGCCGCTAAAGGGGTCGGTCCTAACTTTGTGTGGACAGGGATATGGGAAGCGAAAGAACAATTAAAGAACGGGTTCTGTTGGGTATTGGGAGACGGGGAAAGCATAAGGATATATAAAGACCCCTGGTTGAAAGGAAAAAGGGACTTTTGTGTGGAGGATAGTCATATGAATGGCGGTAGAAATGAGAGGGTTAGTTGTTACTTCCATCCTGAAAGCAAAGTATGGGATGTGCAAAAGGTGCATCAAAACTTTCATGCAAACGACATTGATCTAATCCTTCAAACAAGGATCCCTAGGAATATGGCTAATGACAGAATTGCTTGGACAACATCGACTACGGGGTTGTACACAGTTAAAACAGTGTATCAACATTGGTCGTCACATAATTTTGTTCGTACAGAGGTAGCAGAGGTCACAGTGGGAAGGAGCTAA
- the LOC141678609 gene encoding delta(12)-fatty-acid desaturase FAD2-like: MGAGGRMSDHSNVKKTETEALRRAPHEKPPFTIGDLKKSIPAHCFEKSLVTSFRYLIQDLLMAYALYYVATNYIDQYLPHPINYLGWAAYIAVQGCVLTGAWVVGHECDHDAFSDYGWVNDLVGLVVHSCLMVPYFSWKISHRRHHANTQSLENDEVYVPRFRSNIRNYYKILNNPPGRVLVWVTTLLVGFPLYLMFNVSGHKYERWTSHYDPHSPLYTERERKQIIVSDIAILAVIYGLYRLVLIKGFAWVFCVYGGPLLVVNMWFTLITILNHTHPSVPYYDSTEWDWLRGALCTVDRDYGILNKVFHNVCNAHVCHHIFSMIPHYHGLEATEAMKPVLGDYYQYDGTPILKAMYREMKECIYVEKDEGETKGVYWYRKDI, translated from the coding sequence ATGGGTGCAGGTGGGCGTATGTCTGATCATTCTAATGTCAAGAAAACTGAAACAGAAGCACTCCGACGAGCTCCTCATGAGAAACCACCATTTACCATTGGTGATCTTAAGAAATCTATTCCTGCTCATTGCTTTGAAAAATCACTTGTCACTTCTTTTCGATATCTCATTCAAGATCTCCTCATGGCCTATGCCCTTTACTATGTTGCCACTAATTACATAGACCAATATCTTCCACATCCTATTAATTACTTGGGCTGGGCAGCTTACATTGCCGTCCAAGGCTGTGTCCTAACCGGGGCTTGGGTCGTAGGCCATGAATGTGATCATGATGCCTTCAGCGATTATGGCTGGGTTAATGACCTTGTTGGCCTTGTTGTCCACTCTTGTCTCATGGTCCCTTATTTCTCTTGGAAAATTAGCCATAGACGTCATCATGCCAACACTCAATCGCTTGAGAATGACGAGGTTTATGTCCCAAGATTCAGGTCCAACATCAGGAACTACTACAAGATTCTCAACAACCCACCTGGCCGTGTCCTTGTTTGGGTTACCACACTCCTTGTAGGCTTCCCTTTATACTTGATGTTCAATGTTTCGGGACACAAGTATGAGAGGTGGACTTCACACTATGATCCTCATAGCCCTCTTTACACAGAACGTGAACGCAAACAAATCATTGTTTCTGATATTGCCATTCTTGCAGTAATCTATGGCCTATACCGACTTGTTCTAATCAAAGGCTTTGCGTGGGTGTTCTGTGTTTATGGAGGTCCACTCCTAGTTGTTAACATGTGGTTCACCTTAATAACAATCCTCAACCACACTCATCCTTCTGTGCCTTACTACGATTCAACTGAATGGGACTGGTTGAGGGGAGCTCTATGCACTGTCGACAGAGATTATGGGATTTTGAACAAGGTGTTCCACAATGTATGCAATGCTCATGTTTGTCACCACATTTTCTCCATGATCCCACATTACCACGGACTTGAAGCAACAGAGGCCATGAAGCCAGTATTGGGCGATTATTATCAGTATGATGGAACTCCGATTCTTAAGGCGATGTACAGAGAAATGAAGGAATGCATTTACGTGGAGAAAGATGAAGGTGAGACTAAAGGAGTCTACTGGTACCGAAAGGATATATAG